One Physeter macrocephalus isolate SW-GA chromosome 10, ASM283717v5, whole genome shotgun sequence DNA window includes the following coding sequences:
- the CEP57L1 gene encoding centrosomal protein CEP57L1 encodes MDSELMHSIVGSYLKPPERVFVPSITQSDESSQTHYSVNLEVTSPKMLHSPNSQALILALKTLQEKIHRLEVERTQAEDHLNILSREAAQYKKALEDETKERNLAHEELIKQKKDISMQLSSAQSHCTLLEKQVEYTKRMVLNVEREKNMILEQQAQLQREKEQDHMKLRAKLEKLDVLEKECFKLTTTQKTAEGKIKHLEEKLKEEEHQRKLFQDKASQLQTGLEISRILMSSVSNPKRSKEKKKSSKKTKCLKRGSPQQIYSKFGSLPIVAEKSASAGHSRNASTQNLQTMQHYRPHILQKLAEVSEPRCLYKPSRKTSQCEAVPSDSEKSISICNNLSELLMAMQDELDQMTMEYQDLLNQMKETESQSVCENIECELEHLVKKMEIKGEQISKLMKHQDSVHKLQQKVQNLKMSEASAIQKEDSNCKGSKNIKNSPRKCLLTNSPQKNSNFRPIRVHNLQMKLRRDDIMWEQ; translated from the exons ATGGATTCTGAATTAATGCACAGTATAGTAGGAAGCTATCTTAAACCTCCAGAAAGAGTGTTTGTTCCATCAATCACCCAGAGTGATGAATCATCTCAGACTCACTATTCTGTGAACTTAGAAGTTACCTCTCCTAAAATGCTTCATAGTCCAAATAGCCAAG ctCTTATTTTAGCCTTAAAAACTCTTCAGGAAAAGATTCATCGTTTAGAGGTAGAGAGAACACAAGCTGAAGATCACCTGAACATCCTTTCCAGAGAAGCGGCACAGTATAAAAAGGCCTTGGAGGAtgaaacaaaggagagaaatcTGGCACACGAGGAACtgataaagcagaaaaaag atATAAGTATGCAGTTAAGCTCAGCCCAGTCTCACTGTACCCTTCTAGAGAAACAAGTAGAATATACAAAGAGAATGGTTCTCAACGTAGAGCGAGAGAAGAATATGATCCTAGAACAACAG gcCCAGcttcaaagggaaaaagaacaggATCATATGAAGCTGCGAGCAAAACTTGAAAAGCTTGATGTCttagaaaaagaatgttttaaactTACAACAACTCAGAAAACTGCTGAG gGCAAGATTAAACATTTAGAGGAAAAACTAAAGGAAGAAGAACATCAGCGTAAGCTCTTTCAAGACAAAGCTTCTCAG CTTCAAACTGGACTTGAAATCAGTAGAATTTTGATGTCTTCAGTATCAAATCCAAAGCGCtccaaggaaaagaagaaatcttcAAAG aaaactaaatGTTTAAAGAGAGGATCACCTCAGCAAATTTATTCAAAGTTTGGATCACTGCCTATTGTGGCTGAGAAG tCTGCCAGTGCAGGccattccaggaatgcaagtacACAAAACCTGCAGACAATGCAACATTACAGGCCACATATCCTTCAGAAACTGGCTGAAGTTTCTGAACCTAGATGTCTCTACAAGCCTTCTAGAAAAACTTCTCAATGTGAAGCTGTACCTTCTGACTCAGAAAAGTCCATTTCCATTTGTAACAATTTGTCTGAACTTTTGATGGCAATGCAAGATGAGCTGGACCAAATGACTAT GGAGTACCAAGACCTGCTGAatcaaatgaaagaaactgaaagccAATCAGTCTGTGAAAACATAGAATGTGAACTAGAACATTTagtcaagaaaatggaaataaaaggagaaCAAATTTCTAAACTAATGAAGCATCAAGACAGT gtcCACAAACTGCAGCAAAAAGTTCAGAATTTGAAGATGAGTGAAGCTTCAGCTATTCAGAAAGAAGATAGCAACTGTAAAGGAtcaaagaacataaaaaataGCCCCAGAAAATGTTTGCTAACTAACTCTCCTCAAAAGAACAGCAACTTTCGTCCAATACGAGTCCATAATCTTCAAATGAAATTGAGAAGAGATGATATCATGTGGGAACAGTAA